Within Desulfocurvus vexinensis DSM 17965, the genomic segment GCATGTAGTTGGCGGCGAGCACGGCGTTTTCCGTGGCGCGCACCAGCCCCTCGCGGCCCAGGCGCAGGATGTAGGCGTAGGCCTTGAGCACCACGCCGAAGTTGCCGTAGAACGGCGCCATGTAGCCGATGGACTGCGGGTGGTCGTAGTCGAGCACGAAGCGGTTGTCATCGAGCTTTTTCACCCGCGACACGGGCAGGAAGGGCACGAGCTTGTCGCACACGCCCACCGGGCCGGAGCCCGGGCCGCCGCCGCCGTGGGGCGTGGCAAAGGTCTTGTGCAGGTTCAGGTGCACCACGTCGAAGCCCGCGTCGCCCACGCGCATCTTGCCCATGATGGCGTTGAGGTTGGCGCCGTCGTAGTAGAGCAGGGCGTCGGCGGCGTGGATCATCTCCACGATTTCCGGCAGGTTGCGCTCGAACAGCCCCAGGGTGTTCGGGCAGGTCATCATCACGGCGGCCACGTCGTCGGTGAGCGCCGCGCGCAGGGCTTCGGGGTCCACCATGCCGTCGCGCGACTCGATGGACACCACCTCGAAGCCCGCCAGGGCCGCCGAGGCCGGGTTGGTGCCGTGGGCGGAGTCGGGGCAGATGACCTTGGTCTTCTTGTTGCCCTTGGCCTTGTGGTAGGCGGCGATGATCATGGCCCCGGTCAGCTCGCCGTGGGCCCCGGCCATGGGGTGCAGGGTGTAGCCCGCCATGCCGGTGATCTCGCACAACAGCTGCTCCATGTGGTACATGACCTCAAGGGCGCCCTGGGTGT encodes:
- the gcvPB gene encoding aminomethyl-transferring glycine dehydrogenase subunit GcvPB: MKTLFEQSIPCRQGVCAGLTSARATDFLPAGLVRSSRARLPELGELDVVRHFTRLSRRNYGVDGNFYPLGSCTMKYNPKFTEQVAALPGFTRLHPLMAQLRGAGHHTQGALEVMYHMEQLLCEITGMAGYTLHPMAGAHGELTGAMIIAAYHKAKGNKKTKVICPDSAHGTNPASAALAGFEVVSIESRDGMVDPEALRAALTDDVAAVMMTCPNTLGLFERNLPEIVEMIHAADALLYYDGANLNAIMGKMRVGDAGFDVVHLNLHKTFATPHGGGGPGSGPVGVCDKLVPFLPVSRVKKLDDNRFVLDYDHPQSIGYMAPFYGNFGVVLKAYAYILRLGREGLVRATENAVLAANYMRKRLEGVLEIPHDRICMHEFVASAVGEALNGVRALDIAKALLDKGYHAPTIYFPLIVKECLMFEPTETESKDTLDAFVDDLIEIVRRAGTDPASVQAAPVTLPVTRLDETRAAREMVLTDDCNCG